The following proteins are encoded in a genomic region of Neovison vison isolate M4711 chromosome 12, ASM_NN_V1, whole genome shotgun sequence:
- the GPD1 gene encoding glycerol-3-phosphate dehydrogenase [NAD(+)], cytoplasmic, whose translation MAGKKVCIVGSGNWGSVIAKIVGGNAAQLSHFDPRVTMWVFEEDIGGRKLTEIINTQHENVKYLPGHKLPPNVVAVPDVVQAAADADILIFVVPHQFIGKICGQLKGHLKANAIGVSLIKGVDEGPQGLKLISEVIGEHLGIPMSVLMGANIASEVADEKFCETTIGCTDRTQGQLLKMLMQTPNFRITVVQEVDTVEICGALKNVVAVGAGFCDGLGFGDNTKAAVIRLGLMEMIAFAKLFCSGPVSCATFLESCGIADLITTCYGGRNRKVAEAFARTGKPIEQLEKEMLNGQKLQGPPTARELHSILQHKGLVDKFPLFMAVYRICYERQPVGEFINCLQNHPEHL comes from the exons ATGGCTGGCAAGAAAGTCTGCATTGTAGGCTCCGGCAACTG gGGCTCAGTTATTGCCAAGATTGTGGGAGGCAATGCAGCCCAGCTGTCACACTTTGACCCACGGGTGACCATGTGGGTGTTTGAGGAAGACATCGGGGGGAGAAAGCTGACAGAGATCATCAACACGCAGCATGAGAATGTCAAGTACCTGCCAGGGCACAAGCTGCCTCCCAACGTG GTGGCTGTCCCAGATGTGGTCCAGGCTGCAGCAGATGCTGACATCCTCATCTTCGTGGTGCCTCATCAGTTCATCGGCAAGATTTGTGGTCAGCTCAAGGGCCACCTCAAGGCAAACGCCATTGGTGTATCTCTTATTAAG GGGGTAGACGAGGGCCCTCAAGGGCTGAAGCTCATCTCTGAAGTGATTGGGGAGCACCTTGGCATCCCCATGAGCGTGCTGATGGGGGCCAACATTGCCAGCGAGGTGGCTGATGAGAAGTTCTGTGAGACAACCATCG GCTGCACGGACCGGACCCAAGGACAGCTTCTGAAAATGTTGATGCAGACCCCGAATTTCCGCATCACAGTGGTGCAGGAGGTGGATACGGTAGAGATCTGTGGGGCGTTAAAG AATGTAGTGGCCGTGGGCGCCGGCTTCTGTGATGGGCTGGGCTTTGGCGACAACACCAAGGCTGCGGTGATCCGACTGGGGCTCATGGAGATGATCGCCTTTGCTAAGCTCTTCTGCAGTGGCCCTGTGTCCTGTGCCACCTTCTTGGAGAGCTGTGGTATTGCTGACCTCATCACTACCTGCTATGGAGGGCGGAACCGAAAGGTGGCGGAAGCCTTCGCCCGCACAGGAAAG CCCATTGAGCAGCTGGAGAAGGAGATGCTGAATGGGCAGAAGCTGCAGGGGCCCCCGACAGCCCGGGAGCTACACAGCATCCTCCAGCACAAGGGCCTGGTGGACAA GTTTCCTCTGTTCATGGCTGTGTACAGGATATGCTATGAGAGGCAGCCAGTGGGCGAATTCATCAATTGCTTGCAGAATCATCCAGAACATTTGTGA